The following proteins come from a genomic window of Rickettsiales bacterium:
- a CDS encoding outer membrane beta-barrel protein: protein MKKITATLLSASCLVLISTASHAEKRWPNWYLGLHGALTFVGEQDLNSSSIGGALEQDNGAGYGVSLGYRPRIETGEWSNMRLEVEWHHQRGDIDTVGGATSAGSVRANSGLFNVFYDAETSMPEWRPYVGLGLGFADLQLKNTPGVAASGSEDTVFAWNAMIGLGYVPTWMPFTELTAGYRYFSTSDGEFATAAGSKFEMEYDSHNIEAGMKFLF from the coding sequence GTGAAAAAAATTACAGCGACACTTTTATCAGCTTCTTGCCTAGTTCTAATCAGTACGGCGTCTCACGCTGAAAAGCGTTGGCCTAACTGGTATCTCGGTTTGCATGGTGCGCTTACTTTCGTCGGTGAGCAGGATCTTAACAGTAGCTCTATTGGCGGTGCTCTTGAACAGGATAATGGTGCAGGCTACGGTGTGTCACTCGGTTATCGCCCCCGCATTGAAACGGGTGAATGGAGCAATATGCGTCTTGAGGTCGAATGGCATCATCAGCGCGGAGATATTGATACGGTTGGTGGCGCGACAAGTGCTGGTAGCGTACGCGCAAACTCTGGCTTGTTTAATGTATTTTATGACGCTGAGACCAGTATGCCAGAATGGCGTCCTTACGTGGGTTTAGGTCTCGGTTTTGCTGATCTCCAGTTGAAAAACACTCCCGGCGTAGCGGCATCAGGTTCTGAAGATACGGTGTTTGCTTGGAATGCGATGATTGGTTTAGGGTATGTTCCGACATGGATGCCGTTCACGGAGCTAACGGCAGGCTACCGTTATTTCTCAACGTCTGATGGTGAGTTTGCTACGGCAGCGGGCAGTAAATTCGAAATGGAATATGACTCGCATAATATCGAAGCGGGTATGAAATTCTTATTCTAG
- a CDS encoding pilus assembly protein — MFKEQGSVIVESALILPVFLFIVMTFYEITIIFFYSFVLEGAMYEATREAKIAEDRSSISQLIRDKIGEKSYGIMPVDKVIISTDLAINTTIDYSNTPAEQCSNGTQCPCAPLSYDDTNNNQKCDAGPPDLELGQPGDMITYISFYKKTIFTPGITSILGFPNGEAVISSSTALRNEP; from the coding sequence TTGTTCAAAGAACAAGGATCTGTAATTGTAGAATCAGCGCTTATTTTGCCTGTTTTCCTCTTCATTGTGATGACATTTTACGAAATCACGATCATCTTTTTCTACTCGTTTGTCTTAGAAGGCGCAATGTACGAAGCAACCCGCGAGGCAAAAATTGCTGAGGATCGTTCAAGCATCTCACAACTTATTCGTGATAAAATTGGAGAGAAATCTTATGGTATTATGCCAGTAGATAAAGTGATCATCAGTACTGACCTGGCCATAAACACGACAATTGACTATAGTAACACTCCTGCAGAGCAATGCTCTAATGGAACACAATGCCCTTGTGCACCCCTCTCCTATGACGACACAAATAACAACCAAAAATGTGATGCCGGCCCGCCTGATTTGGAATTAGGCCAACCTGGCGATATGATTACCTATATTTCTTTCTACAAAAAGACAATTTTTACTCCGGGCATTACAAGCATCTTGGGCTTTCCCAATGGTGAAGCGGTTATTAGCTCGTCAACGGCCTTAAGGAACGAACCATGA